The following nucleotide sequence is from Sphingomonas panacisoli.
CCGGCGGCCGGGATCGGGTGCAGCCTGGCGCTGGGTGCCGACTTCTGCGTCGCGAGCGAGGCCGCCTATTTCCTTCAGGCGTTCGTCAATATCGGGCTGGTCCCCGACGGCGGCGCCAGCTGGATGCTGCCCCGCCTGATCGGCAAGGCGCGCGCGACCGAGATGATGATGCTGGGCGAGCGCGTGCCGGCGACGAAGGCGCTGGAGTGGGGCATGATCCATCGCGTGGTGGCGGACGAGGCGCTCGATGCCGAAGCGTTCGCGCTGGCGGAGCGACTGGCGGCGGGGCCGACCGTCGCGCTGGGGCTGATGAAGCGCGGGCTCAACCATGCGTTCGAGGCCGGCTATGCGTCGGCGATGGAGCGCGAGGCCGAGAACCAGCGCGCCGCGCGCGGTACATCGGACTCGATGGAGGGCGGCATGGCGTTCCTCCAGAAGCGTAAGGCGGCGTTTAAGGGGGCATAGTGGCGTTTGCGTGCGGCCGGGCGTAAGGCACTGCGATGACTGACAAGCCGACTTTGGACGACTGGCAAACGCTCGCTGCGAAGGAAGTGAAGGGCGCTGACCTGACGTGGCGGACGCCCGAGGGGATCGACGTCAAGCCGCTCTACACAGCTGCCGATGTCACGACCGATCCCGGCCTGCCGGGCTTCGCGCCGTTCACCCGCGGTGTGCGGGCATCGATGTACGCCGGGAGGCCGTGGACGATCCGCCAATATGCGGGCTTCTCGACCGCCGAAGCCTCCAACGCCTTCTATCGCCGCAACCTGGCGGCGGGGCAGAAAGGCCTCTCCGTCGCGTTCGACCTGGCGACCCACCGCGGTTACGACAGCGACCATCCGCGCGTGACTGGCGACGTCGGCAAGGCGGGGGTCGCGATCGACACGATCGACGACATGAAGATCCTGTTCGACGGTATCCCGCTCGATCAGATGTCGGTGTCGATGACGATGAACGGTGCGGTGATCCCGATCCTCGCCTTCTTCATCGTCGCGGGCGAGGAACAGGGCGTGCCGATGGCGCAGCTCGACGGGACCATCCAGAACGACATCCTCAAGGAGTTCATGGTCCGCAACACGTATATCTATCCGCCCGAACCGAGCATGCGGATCATCTCGGACATCTTCGCCTTCACCAGCGCCAACATGCCGAAGTTCAACTCGATCTCGATCAGCGGCTATCACATGCAGGAAGCGGGGGCGACGCAGCTCCAGGAGCTCGCCTTCACCATCGCCGACGGCATGGAATATGTGAAATACGGCGTCGCCTCCGGGCTCGACATCGACAAGTTCGCCGGGCGACTCTCCTTCTTCTTCGCGATCGGCATGAACTTCTTCATGGAAGTCGCGAAGCTGCGCGCGGCGCGCGTGCTGTGGCATCGCGTGATGACGCAGCTCGGCGCGCAGGACGAGCGCAGCAAGATGCTGCGCACGCATTGCCAGACGTCGGGCGTCAGCCTCACCGAGCAAGACCCGTACAACAACGTCATGCGTACGACGATCGAGGCGATGGCGGCGATGCTGGGAGGTACGCAGAGCCTTCACACCAACGCGCTCGACGAAGCCATCGCGCTGCCGACCGATTTCTCCGCCCGGATCGCGCGCAACACGCAGATCGTCATCCAGGAAGAGACCGGGATGACCAAGGTCGTCGATCCCCTGGGCGGTTCCTATTATGTCGAGAGCCTGACCGAGCAACTGGTCGACGGCGCGTGGGAGATCATCGAGCGGGTCGAGCGCGAGGGCGGCATGGCGAAAGCGGTCGCGGCGGGCTGGCCCAAGGCGATGATCGAGGAAGCGTCCGCCGCGCGCGCCGCGCGGGTCGATCGCGGCGAGGACGTGATCGTCGGCGTCAACAAATACCGCAAGGCCGACGAGGACCCGATCGACATCCTCGACGTTGACAACCACGCCGTTCGAGAAGCGCAGATCGCGCGCATCCGCAAGGTCAAGGTGGGCCGTGACGAGGCGGCGTGCCAGGCGGCGCTGGAGGCATTGAAAGCCGGCGCGGCGGGCAAGGCGAACCTGTTGGAGCTCGCGGTCGACTGCGCCCGTCAGCGCGCCACGCTCGGCGAAATCTCGTCGGCGATGGAGGCAGGCTTCGGCCGCTACGCGACGGTGCCGACTCCGGTGAAAGGCATCTACGGCGGCGCGTACGAGAACGACGCGCGCTGGGACAATCTCGTCGCCGGCGTCGCTGCGACCGAGCGCCGGCTGGGCCGCAAGCCGCGCATGCTCGTCGCCAAGATGGGCCAGGACGGCCATGATCGCGGCGCCAATCTGGTGAGCAGCATGTTCGGCGATCTTGGCTTCGAGGTGGTCCCGGGCCCGCTGTTCCAGACGCCACGGGAAGCCGCCGTCCTCGCGCTCGAAAGCGACGTCGACGTGGTCGGCGCGTCCAGCCTTGCCGCCGGGCACAAGACGCTGATTCCCGAACTGATCGGCCATCTGCGCGACGCCGGCCGCGCCGACATCAAGGTCATCGCCGGCGGTGTGATCCCGGCGCAGGATTACGACTTCCTGCACGACGCCGGGGTCCAGGCGATTTTCGGCCCTGGCACCAACCTGATCAAGGCAGCGGAAGACGTATTGCGGCTGCTCGGTCACAACATGCCGCCCGAAAGCGAGGCGGCGGAATAACATGCCGACGGTGCTCAGGATCGGCGCATTCCGACTCTATTTCTACAGCCACGAACCCAACGAACCGCCGCATATTCACGTCGATCGCGGTGAGGCGACGATCAAGGTCTGGCTCGACGGCATCGAAGTCGCAAAGAGCCGCGGCTTTCGCGCGCATGAGATTGGTGGCATCGTCGCCGTGGTCGAAGCACATCGCGAACAACTGCTGGAGGCATGGTATGAATATTTCGGCTAAGGTGACCGATGAGCGCGTGCTCGACGTCCGTTTCGACGATGCCAGCCTAATCGTCGATTTGATGGACGGCCGCACGATCTCGGTGCCGTTGACGTGGTATCCGCGCCTGTCGAAGGCGACGTCTGCGCAACGTGCCAAGTGGGAGAAAGCAGGCGCAGGCTACGGTATCCATTGGCCGGAAATCGACGAGGATTTGAGCACCGAGGGCTTGCTGCGTGGCGCGCCAGCCCCGGCGAAAGCAGCTTAAGTACGTGACTCGCAACGACTGGACGCGCGACGACATCGCGAAACTCTTCGACCTGCCTTTCACCGAACTCGTGTTCCGCGCGGCCGAGGTGCATCGCCAGCATCACGCGGCGAACGAGGTTCAGCTGTCGACCCTCCTGTCGATCAAGACCGGCGGCTGTCCCGAGGATTGCGGCTATTGCTCGCAATCGTCGCACCATGAGACGGGCCTAAAGGCGACCAAATTGATGGACGTCCGCGCGGTGCTGCAGGCGGCGGCGCAGGCGCGCGACAACGGCTCGACGCGCTTTTGCATGGGGGCGGCGTGGCGCAATCCCAAGGATAAGGACATCCCCGCGCTGGCGGAGATGGTACGCGGCGTGCGCCAGATGGGGATGGAAACCTGCATGACGCTCGGCATGCTGACGCCGGGCCAGGCGGCGGCGCTGGGCGAGGCTGGGCTCGATTACTACAACCATAATATCGACACCTCGCCGGAGAATTACGCCAACGTCATTTCGACGCGGTCGTTCGATGAGCGGATCGAGACGCTGGAGAATGTCCGCGACGCCGGGATCAACGTGTGCTGCGGCGGGATCGTAGGTATGGGCGAGACGCGGAGCGACCGTGTCGGGTTCATCCACGCGCTGGCCAGCCTGCCGGTGCATCCGGAGAGCGTGCCGATCAACGCCTTGGTGCCGGTCAAGGGGACGGTGCTGGGCGACATGCTCGCCGACACGCCGCTTGCGAAAATTGACGATATCGAGTTCGTCCGCACGGTCGCGGTCGCGCGGATCACGATGCCGGGGAGCATGGTGCGACTGAGCGCGGGCCGCGAAAGCATGAGCGACGCGACGCAGGCATTGTGCTTCCTGGCAGGCGCGAATTCGATCTTCACCGGCGACAAGCTGCTGACCGCGGGCAATGCCGGCGAGGACAAGGACGCTGCTTTGTTCGCGAAGCTCGGGCTGGCACCGATGGCGGCGGAGCAGCGCGTTGTGGAGGCGGTGTGAGCGAAAAGCCCGTCTTCCGCGGTCCCTCAATCGTCGAATGTTCGATCGCGTGTGCGGTTCTGGCGGTAATCGCGTTCGCCGTCGTGCGAGGATCGGCCATTTGTCCTGTCAATGAGCCGCCACGTACGGAATGTGTTGCTGTGGCGAACGATATCGCGCTTCGCAGCGCCACGACCGTCACCATAATTTTCGCGCTGATCCTGCTTCTCGGGACGCTCCTGAGATCTTTCGTAAAGAGACGTTGATGTTCAAGAAAATCCTGGTCGCCAATCGCGGCGAGATTGCGTGCCGCGTGATGCGCACCGCCAAGAAGATGGGACTTGCGACGGTCGCGGTCTATTCCGACGCCGACGCGCGCAGCCCGCACGTGCTGATGGCCGACGAAGCGGTGCGGCTCGGGCCGCCGCCGGCGGGTGAGAGCTACCTGCTCGCCGAACTGATCCTCGACGCGGCCAAGATCACCGGGGCTGACTGCATCCATCCGGGCTACGGTTTTCTGTCGGAGCGCGAGAGTTTCGCGCGCGCATGTGCCGACGCCGGGATCGCGTTCGTCGGCCCGCCGCCCAACGCCATCGCCGCGATGGGCGACAAGATCGAATCGAAAAAGCTGGCCAAGGCCGCGGGCGTCAACGTCGTCCCCGGCTTCCTGGGCGAGATCGCCGACACCGACGAAGCGGTCAGGATCGCCGGCGACATCGGCTATCCGGTGATGATGAAGGCCAGTGCCGGCGGCGGCGGCAAGGGCATGCGGCTGGCCTATAGCGAGCAGGACGTCCGCGAAGGGTTCGAGGCGACCAAGCGCGAGGGCCTCGCGTCGTTCGGCGACGATCGCGTGTTCATCGAGAAGTTCATCGAAAGCCCGCGCCACATCGAAATCCAGGTGATGGGCGACCAGCACGGCAACATCCTCTACCTCGGCGAGCGCGAATGCTCGGTGCAGCGCCGCCACCAGAAGGTCGTCGAGGAAGCGCCGTCGCCGTTCGTCACGCCGGCGATGCGCAAGGCGATGGGTGAGCAGGCCGTCGCGCTGGCCCGGGCGGTCGGATACTATTCCGCTGGCACGGTCGAGCTGATCGTGTCGGGCGCGGACACCACCGGCCAGGGCTTCTACTTCCTCGAAATGAACACCCGGCTGCAGGTCGAGCATCCGGTGACCGAGGCGATCACCGGGCTCGATCTGGTCGAACTGATGATCCGCGTCGCGGCGGGCGAGAAATTGCCGCTGACGCAGGATCAGGTGCAGCTCGACGGCTGGGCGATCGAGAACCGCGTCTATGCGGAGGACCCGTATCGCGGGTTCCTGCCCAGCATCGGTCGCCTCGTCCGCTACGACCCACCTGCGAGCGAGGACACACCCTATGGCCAGGCGGCGACGGAGGCTTACGTCCGCGTCGATGACGGTGTCGCCGAGGGCGGCGAGGTGTCGATGTTCTACGACCCGATGATCGCCAAGCTGATCACCTGGGCGCCGACCCGCGAGGCGGCAATCGATGAGCAGATCGCCGCGCTCGATGCCTTCGAGATCGACGGACCCGGCAACAATCTCGATTTCCTGTCGGCACTCATGCAGCACCCACGCTTCCGCGACGGCGCGCTGACGACCGGATTCATCGCCGAAGAATATCCGGAAGGCTTCCACGGCGCACCGGCATCGTCCGAATTGCTGAAGTCGCTCGCCGCGATCGCCGCCTTTGCCGCGACGGCGGAGGCAGACCGCGCGCGGCGAATCGACGGCCAGCTCGGCAAGCGCTTGCGCCCGCCCTCGGCCTGGACGGTGCGGATCGACGGGGTGGATCACGACGTGTCGATTTCGACCGACGGCGTGACGGTCGATGGCGCGGCGCACGCGATTGCGCTTGAGTACACTCCGGGCGACCGAGTCGTGAACGCCGAACTGGCCGATAGCGACCTGACCGTTCGCATCGCCCGCACGCGCACCGGCTTCAAGCTGACCGCGCGCGGTGCCAGCCATGTCGCGCGGGTATTGCCGACTGGTGTCGCCGCGTTCGCGCATCACTTGATCGAGAAGGTCCCGCCCGATCTTTCCAAGTTCCTCATCGCGCCGATGCCGGGCTTGCTCGTGCGGCTCGACGTCGGCGTCGGCGACGAAGTCCAGCCGGGCCAGCCGCTCGCGGTGGTCGAGGCGATGAAGATGGAGAACATCCTGCGCGCGGAGAAGGCCGCGACGGTCAAGTCGGTAGAGGCCAAGGCCGGCGACAGCCTGGCGGTCGATCAGGTCATCCTGGAACTCGAATGACCGCGTTGCGCGCCTTCGCGATCGCGGCGCTCGCCATCGCGCTGGCGTCGCCGGGCGTGGCAGGGCAGAGTACGCGCATGGCATCGCTCTCACCCCCCATCGTCATCGGTCACCGCGGCGCGAGCGGCGAAAGACCCGAGCACACGCTGGCGAGCTACGAACTCGCGATCGACGAGGGCGCCGATTTTATCGAACCCGATTTGGTGCTGACCAAGGACAATGTCTTCGTCGCGCGGCACGAGAACGACATTACCGGCACCACCGACGTCGCCGACCATCCCGAATTCGCTGGCCGCAAGACGACCAAGACGATCGACGGCGTCGCGCATACCGGCTGGTTCACCGAGGATTTCACGCTCGCCGAACTGAAGACGCTGCGCGCGAAGGAACGCCTGCCGCAACTGCGTCCCGACAATGCGAAATATGACGGCCTCTACACGATCCCGACACTGGCCGAGGTGATCGCGCTGGCGAAGAAACGGTCGCAGGAATTGGGCCGCACGATCGGCATCTATCCCGAAACCAAGCACCCGACCTATTTCGCGTCGATCGGCCTGCCGATGGAAAAGCATCTGGTCGCCGAGCTGAAGGCGGCGGGCTGGGATTCGGCCGACGCGCCGGTGTTCATCCAGAGCTTCGAGGTGAACAACCTCAAGCTGCTCCATACGCTGACCAAGAATCGTCTGATCCAGCTGATGGACTCGAGCGGCGGCCCCGCCGACAATGCGACGCCGAGCTATGCGGCGATGATCACGCCCGAGGGCCTGAGGGCGGTCGCGGCCTATGCCTGGGGGATCGGGCCGAACAAGGACATGGTCGATACGGGTGAAGGCACGCCGACGACCTTGGTCGCCGATGCGCACAAGGCTGGCCTGCGCGTCCATGTCTGGACCTTCCGCGCCGAGAATTTCTTCCTCCCCGCCAGCCTCAAGCGCGGTGCCGATCCCAAGGGTCATGGCGACGTGGATACGGCGATCCGACGCCAGCTTGCGGCGGGGATTGATGGATTTTTCACCGATTTTCCGCTAATTGGCGCGACCGCGCGCGAGGCTTTCCGCGCCGGCAAGTAGATCGGATGTGTATGCGTAAGTTCGCCATCGTCACCCTGTTGCCGCTGCTGAGCGGCGGGTGTCTCTCCACCGTGGGCAGCGTCGTGACCGCGCCGGTCCGGGTCGCGGGCAAGGCGGTGGACTGGACGACGACCAGCCAGTCGGAGGCCGATCGCAACTACGGCAAGAAGATGCGCAAGGCCGAGGAACGCGAAGGCCGCGAGCGTCGCGCCTGGCAAAAGGCCTGCAACAAGGACCCCGCCAATTGCGGGCCGTATGACGGCTATCGCGCGGACGAGGCGCGGCGGAACCGCTAGCCGTGTTCCTGCGAAAGCAGGAACCCAGAGCCAAGAACGGTGTGCTTGCGGCTTAGGCTCCTGCTTTCGCAGGAGCACGAGGCCTCAATTCCCGCCCAGCACCTCGGCGATTGCGCGGAGCGTCGCGGGGTGCATCTGGACGCCCATATGGCTGCTGACGATCTCGATCGACCGGGCATGGTCGTCGTGACAGATCGCGCCGTTGACCAAGCCGTCGCTCGCACTCCAGATCGCGGTGGCGGGGACCGGTAGCGGCGCGGCGATCTCTTCGCGGCGCGCCATCACGTCGGGGCTGTCGATCTTCTCGCCCGACAGCCATTCGAACGCGCGCCAGACGTTGGTTGCGCGCGGATCGCCGGCGAAAGGCGAACTGACGGTGATGACTTCACGGACCAGCGCAGGCTCGCGATGCGCCGCGAACCGCGCGATGATCCCGCCCAGACTCACGCCGATCAGCGTCACCGGCTGCCCTGCATCGTCGTGATACTGCCGCAACCGCGCGAGCAGTTTCTCG
It contains:
- a CDS encoding enoyl-CoA hydratase-related protein, which codes for MAYEHILTERRGDVLVVTLNRPDRLNAAPPAMFVELRAAIADLGGARAVLVTGAGRAFCSGADVGGGALGSDDPGNATYAALTQSYNPTMAALADLGVPVVSAVRGPAAGIGCSLALGADFCVASEAAYFLQAFVNIGLVPDGGASWMLPRLIGKARATEMMMLGERVPATKALEWGMIHRVVADEALDAEAFALAERLAAGPTVALGLMKRGLNHAFEAGYASAMEREAENQRAARGTSDSMEGGMAFLQKRKAAFKGA
- the scpA gene encoding methylmalonyl-CoA mutase — translated: MTDKPTLDDWQTLAAKEVKGADLTWRTPEGIDVKPLYTAADVTTDPGLPGFAPFTRGVRASMYAGRPWTIRQYAGFSTAEASNAFYRRNLAAGQKGLSVAFDLATHRGYDSDHPRVTGDVGKAGVAIDTIDDMKILFDGIPLDQMSVSMTMNGAVIPILAFFIVAGEEQGVPMAQLDGTIQNDILKEFMVRNTYIYPPEPSMRIISDIFAFTSANMPKFNSISISGYHMQEAGATQLQELAFTIADGMEYVKYGVASGLDIDKFAGRLSFFFAIGMNFFMEVAKLRAARVLWHRVMTQLGAQDERSKMLRTHCQTSGVSLTEQDPYNNVMRTTIEAMAAMLGGTQSLHTNALDEAIALPTDFSARIARNTQIVIQEETGMTKVVDPLGGSYYVESLTEQLVDGAWEIIERVEREGGMAKAVAAGWPKAMIEEASAARAARVDRGEDVIVGVNKYRKADEDPIDILDVDNHAVREAQIARIRKVKVGRDEAACQAALEALKAGAAGKANLLELAVDCARQRATLGEISSAMEAGFGRYATVPTPVKGIYGGAYENDARWDNLVAGVAATERRLGRKPRMLVAKMGQDGHDRGANLVSSMFGDLGFEVVPGPLFQTPREAAVLALESDVDVVGASSLAAGHKTLIPELIGHLRDAGRADIKVIAGGVIPAQDYDFLHDAGVQAIFGPGTNLIKAAEDVLRLLGHNMPPESEAAE
- a CDS encoding DUF4160 domain-containing protein, with the protein product MPTVLRIGAFRLYFYSHEPNEPPHIHVDRGEATIKVWLDGIEVAKSRGFRAHEIGGIVAVVEAHREQLLEAWYEYFG
- a CDS encoding DUF2442 domain-containing protein — translated: MNISAKVTDERVLDVRFDDASLIVDLMDGRTISVPLTWYPRLSKATSAQRAKWEKAGAGYGIHWPEIDEDLSTEGLLRGAPAPAKAA
- the bioB gene encoding biotin synthase BioB translates to MTRNDWTRDDIAKLFDLPFTELVFRAAEVHRQHHAANEVQLSTLLSIKTGGCPEDCGYCSQSSHHETGLKATKLMDVRAVLQAAAQARDNGSTRFCMGAAWRNPKDKDIPALAEMVRGVRQMGMETCMTLGMLTPGQAAALGEAGLDYYNHNIDTSPENYANVISTRSFDERIETLENVRDAGINVCCGGIVGMGETRSDRVGFIHALASLPVHPESVPINALVPVKGTVLGDMLADTPLAKIDDIEFVRTVAVARITMPGSMVRLSAGRESMSDATQALCFLAGANSIFTGDKLLTAGNAGEDKDAALFAKLGLAPMAAEQRVVEAV
- a CDS encoding acetyl-CoA carboxylase biotin carboxylase subunit, producing MMFKKILVANRGEIACRVMRTAKKMGLATVAVYSDADARSPHVLMADEAVRLGPPPAGESYLLAELILDAAKITGADCIHPGYGFLSERESFARACADAGIAFVGPPPNAIAAMGDKIESKKLAKAAGVNVVPGFLGEIADTDEAVRIAGDIGYPVMMKASAGGGGKGMRLAYSEQDVREGFEATKREGLASFGDDRVFIEKFIESPRHIEIQVMGDQHGNILYLGERECSVQRRHQKVVEEAPSPFVTPAMRKAMGEQAVALARAVGYYSAGTVELIVSGADTTGQGFYFLEMNTRLQVEHPVTEAITGLDLVELMIRVAAGEKLPLTQDQVQLDGWAIENRVYAEDPYRGFLPSIGRLVRYDPPASEDTPYGQAATEAYVRVDDGVAEGGEVSMFYDPMIAKLITWAPTREAAIDEQIAALDAFEIDGPGNNLDFLSALMQHPRFRDGALTTGFIAEEYPEGFHGAPASSELLKSLAAIAAFAATAEADRARRIDGQLGKRLRPPSAWTVRIDGVDHDVSISTDGVTVDGAAHAIALEYTPGDRVVNAELADSDLTVRIARTRTGFKLTARGASHVARVLPTGVAAFAHHLIEKVPPDLSKFLIAPMPGLLVRLDVGVGDEVQPGQPLAVVEAMKMENILRAEKAATVKSVEAKAGDSLAVDQVILELE
- a CDS encoding glycerophosphodiester phosphodiesterase, translating into MTALRAFAIAALAIALASPGVAGQSTRMASLSPPIVIGHRGASGERPEHTLASYELAIDEGADFIEPDLVLTKDNVFVARHENDITGTTDVADHPEFAGRKTTKTIDGVAHTGWFTEDFTLAELKTLRAKERLPQLRPDNAKYDGLYTIPTLAEVIALAKKRSQELGRTIGIYPETKHPTYFASIGLPMEKHLVAELKAAGWDSADAPVFIQSFEVNNLKLLHTLTKNRLIQLMDSSGGPADNATPSYAAMITPEGLRAVAAYAWGIGPNKDMVDTGEGTPTTLVADAHKAGLRVHVWTFRAENFFLPASLKRGADPKGHGDVDTAIRRQLAAGIDGFFTDFPLIGATAREAFRAGK
- a CDS encoding esterase/lipase family protein, which translates into the protein MNAPSPTNLGPPSKAQWAAEFPRMLGTIASIPKAWPELMKAPPGDGRPIMLLPGLVNSDRSNIVMKRYLTALGYRVEGWKLGRNTGARAIGGEGEKLLARLRQYHDDAGQPVTLIGVSLGGIIARFAAHREPALVREVITVSSPFAGDPRATNVWRAFEWLSGEKIDSPDVMARREEIAAPLPVPATAIWSASDGLVNGAICHDDHARSIEIVSSHMGVQMHPATLRAIAEVLGGN